GTAGAGCCCTCCGGCGGTAGAGCCCTCCGGCGGTAGAGCCCTCCGGCGGTAGAGCCCTCCGGCGGTAGAGCCCTCCGGCGGTGGAGCCCTCCCAACGCGAGCGGGCGGCGCAATGGCAGCAATGGGCTGGCTACTCACCTAAGACTTCCTGCAGCGTTTGCTTCTTTGTTGAGATTCCTGCGTGACGACGAGCCGTACCAAATAGAGGTGCGACGAATGATGTCGCTTGTCGCGGGACCGCTGCTTATGTCAGCCGCCTCCTCACTTGCTTGTTTCCACGTGTCTCCGTCTTTTCACTTTTCTTGTGTCCCTACGAAAAGAAGGACTTGTGTCATTTACAATCTCCACTCTTATTAAAGCTCCACTTTCACCCATAAAAGGGGGTAAAGTGTTGGGGCAAATTGAGCAGTGCCGATGGAAGGTTGAAATTCAAACCTTTCCCATCTGTAGCAAAGGCACGCACCACGCACCTGCAGCAAATGATCAGCCAAGCCATCTCATCAGCGCCCGCCCAATCACGATGCCTAGGACTTGAATCTGGATGATGGAAAACAGGCTGGACGGGAAGCGGCTCTGCAGGACCAGACTTGGGCAGCCTCTGCTTTCTACCAGTAGAGGGTGCTCACACTTGCCACCGGCaccacaacagcagcagcagcagcagcagcactccTTTTTAGCTTGTCCAAAACGATCTATCTGGACACGATAGTCAGAGTGACTCGAGGAGCAAAGCAACGTAAAACTTACTTTTCAGTCAAGTGAGGcgcgttcttctcctcctccacgtCTTTTGCCAAATGAAAAGGCTCAGGCCACGAATCGGTCTTCGTCTCCTCGTAAGCCGGCCTGCAACATTTCGAGCTACATAGCGACGGCTACCGGACAGAAAGGTCATAGCACTTTACAAACGTCACTACTTTTCAAAGTCGGCGACGTGCCAAGCAGTCATCTTCCGTTCAATCACGTCACTACTTTTCAAAGTCGGCGACGTGCCAAGCAGTCATCTTCCGTTCAATCACGTCACTACTTTTCAAAGTCGGCGACGTGCCAAGCAGTCATCTTCCGTTCAATCATATTAATAATATTTCGGCTCCAAATTGACAACTTGAAGGCTCTCAGCGACCAGGGCTTGTGCTTCACGCAAAATGCTCCAATGACACATTTGTGTCATCATGTCCTCATTATCAGTGTGGCAGCATTCGTAGAAAATCACAATGGGCGTGACCGGCGACTTTTGTGAGCAGAGGAGACTTTTGTGCTCAAGTGTGACTTTTATTCAAGCCAAACGTTGGCGAACCCCAAACGAGATTTAGTAAAAGGAAAGGCGACGTGAGCGGACACCCAAGATAAATAAAAGGCAGCCACCACATCGCCACGGTAACCGGCATCCGCCGTCGACGTGACGGGTATTATTCACGGCCGTTGTTGATCGTCGGCTGCGCTTGTCAGTCATTTCTAATGAAAGTTTCTCAGGCGGCCCGCTTGGTTTCCACGGCGACCGGCCCTTTCTAAATGTTTGCCACCTGACCGCCGAGACAAGAAAAGACGTCAACCATCTGACACCGGCTTGTTAAGAGTCAAGTTCAAAGGGCACCGCCTTAGCGTAGCTCGCATGCTAACGAGATGTACGCCACTTTGCTCGCAGCTGAAAGTCATCAAATGAAAGATGGATGAGCGCTTCAATCGCTCACAGTGCTTGTGGGGGGGAAGTCAAAGTGAGCGGCCAAATCTACTGGGAAAACTGGAAAAGGAATCTAGCGTCATCAAATACTCTTAAAGGCACTCCGGGGCCCGCTTCGGACAGCCCCGCTCTAACGGACGCCGAAGCACAACGTCACGTCGAGGCGCTTTGCGAGCGGGTCAGCtgcggccagccggccggcttCCGGAGTCGGACGCTCCAGGAGTTGGCGGCCGAGGCGCGGCCGCGGCCGTGGAGGTGGCAGGTGTAGACGCCCTCGTTGAACTCGTTGGCCACGATGCGGAGGTCGCGACCTTTCAGCGCAATATGTCCCGGGACCGAGGCAGCGATGCGCTCGCCGTCTTTGTACCAGCTAAGGGCACAAACACAGAGGGTGGGTCAACCCGGTGAGCGACACCCGCCGGCGTGCCGTGGCGTGCAGACTGCCGAGCGGACCTCCATCGCGCGCCTCTCTCTCCGGGGCATCCTGCCTGTTTTAGCGGTTCCCCTCCCGATAGAGCGTGCGGCTGGGCTGACCTGACTTTGGGTGCGGGCCATGGTAGGTTCTTGGTGCCGCAGCGGAAGCCCACCACCTTACCGCGCGAGACCACCTTCACCCTGACATTAGCGGGCGGCGGCGGTGTGGTCATGGCCTCCGGGGCCTCTGAAAGGGAGGGGAGGCGGCGCGTTGTGAGTGGACCGGACGGGCCTGTGTCAGGCCGGGCCGGGCTGGGCCAAACTCACCCGAGCACAGGCGGCAGCGGCGCGGGCAGGTCCTCAGCATCAGCCGCTTGCGACGTTGGCACAGGCCCGAGCCCGCCCAGCGCTCGCACGCCCGCCGCTTGTCCACGCAGCCTGAGCACAGCCGTTCCAAAAAGACACACTGGTCTCAGTCACGTGCGCGTGCCCTCTCACACAAGAGACTTCTGACCGTAGAGCCTCCGTATGGCCCGGACGTCGTCGGGCCCGACGTCCCTCTGGCCCGTGGTGGTGGCGTTGGGGTTCATGAGGGCGTGCGGGTGGGCCGAGTGCCACAGACCCAGCACGTGGCCGATCTCGTGCGCTGCCACCTGGACCAGGTCGTTAAGCCACACGCCTGCACAAAAGCCAAGGTGACCGGAGTGACCGAGGAGGGCGGGGCGGGCAGGGCGTGGCTTCCGTCACGCTACCTCGGCTCCAGCTGAAGCGGGACCTCCCGATGATCCAGAACTCGTGCTTGTCAAAGTGGATCTCACCACGTGGTGGAAGGAAGGCGTGGGCCAGCTCGCCGTTGATGCCATCGAAACAGGGATGGAGAGGAGACGACGCGCAGTCCGAGTGGTTCAAAGCGTAGAAACCTTGCGGCGGTGCACACAAATAAAGGctacgcgcgtgcgtgcgtgcgtgcgtacgtgaGGTGGTGGGCGACCATGCACACGCTATACGCTCCCTCCCGTTTCCTGCACTTACACGTACTTGCACGCCCGTTTACACTCAcagacgcgcgcgcgcgcgccggGTTGCGGGTAGCACTACCGATGGTGATATCTGCGTCGCGCTGGCGGACTTCGGTGAAGCTGAGCGGCGACACGTCGCTCCACTTGGAGAAGGCCGAGCTGAGCCCCTGTCTCGTGGCGTCCGCGCTCAGCGTGTCGGGAAACGACTCCAACCTGACACGGAAGcgcccgtgcgtgtgtgtgagtgcatgcTCGATCGAGTGAGTTCGCCGcacgtgtgcgcgcgtgcgcgcgcgcgcgcagtgTTCGCGGCTGGCCTCACCTGTACGTGATGTTTGCGTGCGTCCACTTGTACCCGAGCGGGTTGATGGTGTAGCGCTTGCTAACGCGATGGCCCGATGAGGACGCGCTCGTGTCTGCGAACACCTGCAAACACAGCCATCGACAACCGTCACTGGCGCTTCCTCCGTCGGCCACAAGAGGTCACCAGCACACACGCAGCGATCGGTTATATTGATACAGATCCCGacagcgcgcgcgcgcgcgcgcactcaCTTGATCATAAAGTGACTTAAGcgacacactcacgcacagcAGTAGCAACTCATTTaatcacacacatgcaaactcACGCACACGCTCTGTACATTCACGCTCAGACACTGACTCAGTGTTGCAACTTGCAACCACCACAACTTCACGTACTCGCAAACTCCCCGACAGACACACGCATGCAAAATCACGCTCAGACTCGTCCACACACACGCGCGAAGTGACTTAATGACGGAAACGCGCGCGTTGAATAAACGCTCCGACTCCGCGGAAAGACCCGCATTACGTGGACTGGCCTGTGACGTCACCATGAGCGCCACCAGGAGCGGCGGGATTTCCATGACGTCGCACAATCGGACGCGCAGCTGTCAATCAGTCGGAGATCGGCTCATTTCCACGCGTGAGAGCGAAGTAAAGTTGCGAAGCGCAGCGCAGAGCCTCGTGCGGATTGTGGGTGGGTGGCTGGGGGCGGGGCGCTGTCAGGTCAGGTGAGCCCCCAACTTAACAACTTAACTCTTTCACTTCAACTCTTATGTCAAATGAGAGCGAAGCTCAAGAAGCAACACGCAAGTTGGACTGCGTCGGGCTGAAGTGCGCCCTCTGGTGGGCACAATGAGCAATGACAATCGCTTCGATTGCAAAATTGCAGTGCAGTAAATGAATGCAGTCTCTCTCCACGGGCCGGATGAGACCCCATGACGCTGTCATGATGACGGGCCAGACAGCTTGGCACCGAAAATGGAACCAGAGAATCAGCCCCAGCCACATTTGTTTTGGCCACCTTGCTAAAACAGTCATGATTAAAGTGCCATTTTCAAAGCGCGAAGCTGGAAGTCATCTTGAGAGGGCCCGTTTTAGGGCAGTCCAGCGCATATGTCAGCTGATACTGAACTTAAATGGgataaatccaaaacattttttattcaatGCAACTCAAAACAG
This genomic window from Syngnathus typhle isolate RoL2023-S1 ecotype Sweden linkage group LG6, RoL_Styp_1.0, whole genome shotgun sequence contains:
- the mmp23bb gene encoding matrix metallopeptidase 23bb isoform X4 gives rise to the protein MEIPPLLVALMVTSQVFADTSASSSGHRVSKRYTINPLGYKWTHANITYRLESFPDTLSADATRQGLSSAFSKWSDVSPLSFTEVRQRDADITIGSATRNPARARASVSVNGRASTCFYALNHSDCASSPLHPCFDGINGELAHAFLPPRGEIHFDKHEFWIIGRSRFSWSRGVWLNDLVQVAAHEIGHVLGLWHSAHPHALMNPNATTTGQRDVGPDDVRAIRRLYGCVDKRRACERWAGSGLCQRRKRLMLRTCPRRCRLCSEAPEAMTTPPPPANVRVKVVSRGKVVGFRCGTKNLPWPAPKVSWYKDGERIAASVPGHIALKGRDLRIVANEFNEGVYTCHLHGRGRASAANSWSVRLRKPAGWPQLTRSQSAST
- the mmp23bb gene encoding matrix metallopeptidase 23bb isoform X1, with translation MEIPPLLVALMVTSQVFADTSASSSGHRVSKRYTINPLGYKWTHANITYRLESFPDTLSADATRQGLSSAFSKWSDVSPLSFTEVRQRDADITIGSATRNPARARASVSVNGRASTCFYALNHSDCASSPLHPCFDGINGELAHAFLPPRGEIHFDKHEFWIIGRSRFSWSRGVWLNDLVQVAAHEIGHVLGLWHSAHPHALMNPNATTTGQRDVGPDDVRAIRRLYGCVDKRRACERWAGSGLCQRRKRLMLRTCPRRCRLCSEAPEAMTTPPPPANVRVKVVSRGKVVGFRCGTKNLPWPAPKVRSAQPHALSGGEPLKQAGCPGERGARWSWYKDGERIAASVPGHIALKGRDLRIVANEFNEGVYTCHLHGRGRASAANSWSVRLRKPAGWPQLTRSQSAST
- the mmp23bb gene encoding matrix metallopeptidase 23bb isoform X2 — translated: MEIPPLLVALMVFADTSASSSGHRVSKRYTINPLGYKWTHANITYRLESFPDTLSADATRQGLSSAFSKWSDVSPLSFTEVRQRDADITIGSATRNPARARASVSVNGRASTCFYALNHSDCASSPLHPCFDGINGELAHAFLPPRGEIHFDKHEFWIIGRSRFSWSRGVWLNDLVQVAAHEIGHVLGLWHSAHPHALMNPNATTTGQRDVGPDDVRAIRRLYGCVDKRRACERWAGSGLCQRRKRLMLRTCPRRCRLCSEAPEAMTTPPPPANVRVKVVSRGKVVGFRCGTKNLPWPAPKVRSAQPHALSGGEPLKQAGCPGERGARWSWYKDGERIAASVPGHIALKGRDLRIVANEFNEGVYTCHLHGRGRASAANSWSVRLRKPAGWPQLTRSQSAST
- the mmp23bb gene encoding matrix metallopeptidase 23bb isoform X3 yields the protein MEIPPLLVALMVTSQVFADTSASSSGHRVSKRYTINPLGYKWTHANITYRLESFPDTLSADATRQGLSSAFSKWSDVSPLSFTEVRQRDADITIGFYALNHSDCASSPLHPCFDGINGELAHAFLPPRGEIHFDKHEFWIIGRSRFSWSRGVWLNDLVQVAAHEIGHVLGLWHSAHPHALMNPNATTTGQRDVGPDDVRAIRRLYGCVDKRRACERWAGSGLCQRRKRLMLRTCPRRCRLCSEAPEAMTTPPPPANVRVKVVSRGKVVGFRCGTKNLPWPAPKVRSAQPHALSGGEPLKQAGCPGERGARWSWYKDGERIAASVPGHIALKGRDLRIVANEFNEGVYTCHLHGRGRASAANSWSVRLRKPAGWPQLTRSQSAST
- the mmp23bb gene encoding matrix metallopeptidase 23bb isoform X5 translates to MEIPPLLVALMVTSQVFADTSASSSGHRVSKRYTINPLGYKWTHANITYRLESFPDTLSADATRQGLSSAFSKWSDVSPLSFTEVRQRDADITIGFYALNHSDCASSPLHPCFDGINGELAHAFLPPRGEIHFDKHEFWIIGRSRFSWSRGVWLNDLVQVAAHEIGHVLGLWHSAHPHALMNPNATTTGQRDVGPDDVRAIRRLYGCVDKRRACERWAGSGLCQRRKRLMLRTCPRRCRLCSEAPEAMTTPPPPANVRVKVVSRGKVVGFRCGTKNLPWPAPKVSWYKDGERIAASVPGHIALKGRDLRIVANEFNEGVYTCHLHGRGRASAANSWSVRLRKPAGWPQLTRSQSAST